A window of Arcobacter acticola genomic DNA:
AGAAAATCTTTTGAAAATAATTGAAAATAAAAATTGTGTAATTTCTACATTAGAAGAAGAACTTGATTTTCCCTATACAAAGGTTGAAGCTAGAAATGCAAAAGGACTATTAGCTAATTCAAATATTATGACTATTCCTGATTATGTAAAAACTATGGTAACTTCTTATCAGCATAAATATACAGATACAGAATTATCCAAAAAACTTGGAATTTCTAGAAAATCTCTTTGGGAAAGAAGAAAAAAATTTGATATTGAAAAAAGAATATTAATAAGTTAAGATAATATTTAATTATTCCTAATATAATACAAATGTATTTAATTTAGGGGTTAATATGCTGCAAAAGTTACGAAATGTTTATCTTTTAAAAGATGTATGTGATGAAACCTTAAAAGAAATAGCTAAATATACTTCATATTTAAAACTATCAAAAGATAATATTCTTTTTTATGAAGGAGAAGATTCTAATTGTTTATTTCTACTTACAAAAGGTATAGTAAAGTTCTATAAAACTTCATCAAATAACAAAGAAATCATCATAAAATATCATTATAGTAATGAATTCATAGCAGAAGTTGCAAATTTTGAAAATATTCCATATCCTGCAACAGGAAAAGCTTTTACAGAAATAGAAGCACTAAAAATTGATTTTAAGAATTTAAAACACCTTCTTTATTCTGATGCTAACTTAGCTTTAGTCATTCAAACTTCACTTATAAAGAAAATAAGAAATCTTGAAAATCTTATACTTTTTGATGTAGTCCTTACTGCTGATGAAAGAATAGCAAAGTATATATGTGATAATACAAAAGAGTTTTTTAATACAAAAAGAATAATAATTGCTGAAATTTTAAATATCACACCTGAGACATTATCAAGAAGATTAAAATTATTCGAAAATGATGGCTTGATTAATTATCAAAAGAAATCAATAGATAAGGAAAAACTTAAAACTCTTTTCTCATAATCTAGAGAATTATTCTCTAGAAATAATATAAATTAATAAAAAATATTAAACGAATGTAGAATCTTTTGAAATAGATGAAACTACTTTTTTATTCTCAATCTTAAGTATCCTATCACATAATGGAAGCATGGCTTCATCGTGTGTTACCATAATAACTGCTACATTTTGTTCTATTGCTATTTTTTTAAGCATTTTAACTACGCTAATTGAGCGTTCATTATCAAGAGCAGCAGTTGGTTCATCTGCTAATATTATTTTAGGTTTATTTGCCAAGGCACGAGCTATTGCAACTCTTTGATTTTGACCACCTGATAGTTGTGATGGCATGGCAAGAGCTTTTTCACTAATATCAAAATATTTCAGAAGTTCCATTGCTACTTTTTCTGATTCTTCTTTTGACTGTCCACTTGTTTGAGGTAAAAGAGTTATATTATCTATAATATTTAAAAAAGGAATAAGATAATGCGCTTGAAAAATAAATCCTATTTTCTCCCTACGAATCTTTCTTGTATCTTTATTTAACCATTTGTTATCATATACTTTTTCATCGCCAAGCCATATTTGACCACTTGTGG
This region includes:
- a CDS encoding Crp/Fnr family transcriptional regulator, encoding MLQKLRNVYLLKDVCDETLKEIAKYTSYLKLSKDNILFYEGEDSNCLFLLTKGIVKFYKTSSNNKEIIIKYHYSNEFIAEVANFENIPYPATGKAFTEIEALKIDFKNLKHLLYSDANLALVIQTSLIKKIRNLENLILFDVVLTADERIAKYICDNTKEFFNTKRIIIAEILNITPETLSRRLKLFENDGLINYQKKSIDKEKLKTLFS
- a CDS encoding ABC transporter ATP-binding protein, which gives rise to MNKQSIRVENLVKSFGKGDSLVDVIDKASFSVETGELIALIAPSGAGKTTLLMMIGCVEEPTSGQIWLGDEKVYDNKWLNKDTRKIRREKIGFIFQAHYLIPFLNIIDNITLLPQTSGQSKEESEKVAMELLKYFDISEKALAMPSQLSGGQNQRVAIARALANKPKIILADEPTAALDNERSISVVKMLKKIAIEQNVAVIMVTHDEAMLPLCDRILKIENKKVVSSISKDSTFV